Proteins from a single region of Nocardioides anomalus:
- a CDS encoding ROK family protein yields MTEPASPASTERLRRQNASLVLRSLRRLGPGSRSELAQRTGLAKATVGTIVGELEALHAVAEEPARPGSRGRPGRPVALAGERYVALGLELNVDYVAAVVLDLAGGTVAHEVRPVGDAAPLEALVALVADTARPIEDRVLVGSVVAVPGLVRGDDRTVDWAPNVDIDGEVVAERVAAVLGRGPVHVANDADCAAYAEAHHGAATDTASLLYLTGTVGVGAGIVDGGELVRGGSGFAGEVGHMPIGDPAAVCGCGRRGCWETAVGLHAMLRAVEEPEVGTPLASAEAVALRARDDDEVRAGLARLGRDLGRGLAVLCEVLDPAVVVLGGYFVPLGDLVLDPARATLAERVLGPRQGPELRVGTLGIEAAALGAAERAFAGVFAGEVELAP; encoded by the coding sequence GTGACCGAGCCGGCCAGCCCCGCCAGCACCGAGCGGTTGCGCAGGCAGAACGCCTCGCTGGTGCTGCGCAGCCTGCGCCGTCTCGGTCCCGGGAGCCGCAGCGAGCTCGCGCAGCGCACGGGGCTGGCCAAGGCCACCGTCGGCACCATCGTCGGCGAGCTGGAGGCGCTGCACGCCGTCGCCGAGGAGCCGGCCCGGCCGGGCTCGCGGGGCCGGCCCGGTCGCCCGGTCGCGCTGGCGGGGGAGCGCTACGTCGCGCTCGGGCTCGAGCTCAACGTCGACTACGTCGCGGCCGTGGTCCTCGACCTGGCCGGCGGGACCGTCGCCCACGAGGTGCGTCCGGTGGGCGACGCCGCGCCCCTCGAGGCCCTGGTGGCGCTGGTCGCCGACACCGCCCGCCCGATCGAGGACCGGGTGCTGGTCGGCAGCGTGGTGGCGGTGCCGGGGCTGGTGCGCGGCGACGACCGCACGGTGGACTGGGCGCCCAACGTCGACATCGACGGCGAGGTCGTGGCCGAGCGCGTGGCCGCGGTGCTCGGCCGGGGCCCGGTGCACGTGGCCAACGACGCCGACTGCGCGGCGTACGCCGAGGCCCACCACGGCGCGGCCACCGACACCGCCTCGCTGCTCTACCTGACCGGCACCGTCGGCGTCGGCGCCGGCATCGTGGACGGCGGGGAGCTGGTCCGCGGCGGCTCGGGCTTCGCCGGGGAGGTCGGCCACATGCCCATCGGCGATCCCGCCGCGGTCTGCGGCTGCGGTCGCCGCGGCTGCTGGGAGACCGCCGTCGGCCTGCACGCCATGCTCCGCGCCGTCGAGGAGCCCGAGGTCGGCACCCCGCTGGCCTCGGCCGAGGCCGTCGCCCTGCGCGCCCGCGACGACGACGAGGTGCGCGCCGGGCTCGCCCGGCTCGGCCGGGACCTCGGGCGGGGCCTGGCCGTGCTCTGCGAGGTGCTGGACCCGGCCGTGGTCGTCCTGGGCGGCTACTTCGTGCCGCTGGGCGACCTCGTCCTCGACCCGGCCCGCGCGACCCTGGCCGAGCGCGTCCTCGGCCCGCGGCAGGGGCCGGAGCTGCGGGTCGGCACGCTCGGCATCGAGGCCGCGGCGCTCGGCGCGGCCGAGCGCGCCTTCGCCGGCGTCTTCGCCGGCGAGGTCGAGCTGGCGCCCTAG
- a CDS encoding ROK family protein, producing MAPPRAGLGTNQEAVRRHNLGTLLRHVHQRGQSSRAELTKGMGLNRSTIAGLVAELESLGAVEHADTVGGTRGAGRPSVGVRVARNGPFVVAVDLGVDRAVVARVGMGGTVLERAETVFEGSEAWQVGAVVAGLVRKVVADAPDLSPLVGIGISVPGLVRRSDGLIRLAPNLDWHDVSFGSIVLAALGVDVPISLANDADLGAMAEHERGAAVGVGDLIYVSGNVGVGAGVITGGQRLEGAGGYAGEIGHLRFNPGGKPCHCGNLGCWETEVGAHAIADAIRCPPERVPELGAVLAGYAKAPRELRAIGQAIGQGLASLINAFNPQVVVMGGYFGALYSLVRDEIDGGVADGALPAAAESVTLAHPALGDDSVLLGAAEMAFEPLFVDPPSALGRAILDARARVAG from the coding sequence ATGGCGCCCCCACGAGCCGGCCTCGGGACGAACCAGGAGGCGGTCAGGCGACACAACCTGGGCACCCTCCTGCGTCACGTCCACCAACGGGGTCAGAGCTCGCGGGCCGAGCTGACCAAGGGGATGGGGCTCAACCGGAGCACCATCGCCGGGCTGGTCGCCGAGCTGGAGTCGCTCGGCGCCGTGGAGCACGCCGACACCGTCGGCGGCACCCGCGGCGCCGGGCGCCCCTCGGTGGGCGTGCGGGTCGCGCGCAACGGCCCGTTCGTGGTCGCGGTCGACCTCGGCGTCGACCGGGCCGTCGTGGCCCGGGTCGGCATGGGCGGCACCGTGCTCGAGCGGGCCGAGACGGTCTTCGAGGGCAGTGAGGCCTGGCAGGTCGGCGCGGTCGTGGCCGGGCTGGTGCGCAAGGTGGTCGCGGACGCCCCGGACCTCTCCCCGCTCGTCGGGATCGGGATCAGCGTCCCGGGTCTGGTGCGCCGCAGCGACGGGCTGATCCGGCTCGCGCCCAACCTGGACTGGCACGACGTCTCCTTCGGCAGCATCGTGCTGGCCGCGCTGGGCGTCGACGTGCCGATCTCGCTGGCCAACGACGCGGACCTAGGCGCGATGGCCGAGCACGAGCGCGGCGCCGCGGTGGGCGTCGGCGACCTCATCTACGTCTCCGGCAACGTCGGCGTCGGCGCCGGCGTCATCACCGGCGGCCAGCGGCTCGAGGGCGCCGGGGGGTACGCCGGCGAGATCGGCCACCTGCGCTTCAACCCGGGCGGCAAGCCCTGCCACTGCGGCAACCTGGGCTGCTGGGAGACCGAGGTCGGTGCGCACGCGATCGCCGACGCGATCCGCTGCCCGCCCGAGCGGGTCCCCGAGCTCGGCGCCGTGCTGGCCGGCTACGCCAAGGCGCCGCGCGAGCTGCGCGCGATCGGCCAGGCCATCGGCCAGGGGCTGGCCAGCCTCATCAACGCCTTCAACCCCCAGGTCGTGGTCATGGGTGGCTACTTCGGGGCGCTCTACTCCCTCGTGCGCGACGAGATCGACGGCGGCGTGGCCGACGGCGCGCTGCCGGCCGCGGCCGAGTCGGTGACGCTCGCCCACCCGGCCCTCGGCGACGACTCGGTGCTGCTCGGTGCGGCCGAGATGGCCTTCGAGCCGCTCTTCGTCGACCCGCCCTCCGCGCTGGGCCGCGCCATCCTGGACGCCCGCGCCCGGGTCGCGGGCTAG
- a CDS encoding sugar ABC transporter permease, translated as MTISSENSESTDAQGAAKDPVAGSDPGTASTSGAFDIDSRQAGTLGDAARDYLNRLRGGDMGSLPAILGLVVLFVVFSSLNDRFLTTYNMANLVVQAGSICVLAMGLVFVLLLGEIDLSAGVAGGFCATITALAILDHGQSWWVATLAGVACGAIIGLIIGVLVTVLGIPSFIVTLAFFLGLQAGPLKLIGSGGSLRYDDEVLRGLSIKNVPVTAGWIAAVVIVVGFAALSLYQYRSRSSRGLVHKPIALVVLQIAVLAVIVLGLTALLSKNRAPNPAIFNISGIPWVAPVVIALLLFWTFVLTRTRFGRHLYAVGGNAEAARRAGINVTRIKVTAFVLCSSMAAVSGLLLASFVGKVSPGSGGGNVLLYAVGAAVIGGTSLFGGRGKAIHAVIGGLVIATIPNGLGLLNQASYINYLVTGGVLLLAASVDAISRRRRSAAGV; from the coding sequence ATGACCATCAGCTCCGAGAACTCCGAGAGCACCGACGCCCAGGGCGCGGCCAAGGACCCGGTCGCGGGCTCCGACCCGGGCACCGCCAGCACCAGCGGCGCCTTCGACATCGACAGCCGCCAGGCGGGCACGCTCGGCGACGCGGCGCGCGACTACCTCAACCGGCTGCGCGGCGGCGACATGGGCTCGCTGCCCGCCATCCTCGGCCTCGTCGTGCTGTTCGTGGTCTTCAGCTCGCTGAACGACCGCTTCCTCACGACGTACAACATGGCGAACCTCGTCGTGCAGGCCGGCTCCATCTGCGTGCTGGCCATGGGCCTGGTCTTCGTCCTGCTGCTGGGCGAGATCGACCTGTCCGCCGGCGTGGCCGGTGGCTTCTGCGCCACCATCACGGCCCTGGCGATCCTCGACCACGGCCAGTCCTGGTGGGTCGCCACCCTGGCCGGCGTGGCCTGCGGCGCGATCATCGGCCTCATCATCGGCGTGCTGGTGACCGTCCTCGGCATCCCGTCGTTCATCGTCACCCTGGCCTTCTTCCTCGGGCTCCAGGCCGGTCCGCTGAAGCTGATCGGCTCCGGCGGCTCGCTGCGCTACGACGACGAGGTGCTGCGCGGGCTGTCGATCAAGAACGTGCCGGTCACCGCCGGCTGGATCGCCGCGGTGGTCATCGTGGTCGGGTTCGCGGCGCTGTCGCTCTACCAGTACCGCTCGCGCTCCTCGCGCGGCCTGGTGCACAAGCCGATCGCGCTGGTCGTGCTGCAGATCGCGGTGCTGGCCGTGATCGTCCTCGGCCTCACCGCGCTGCTGAGCAAGAACCGCGCGCCGAACCCGGCCATCTTCAACATCAGCGGCATCCCGTGGGTCGCCCCGGTGGTCATCGCGCTGCTGCTGTTCTGGACCTTCGTGCTCACCCGCACCCGCTTCGGCCGGCACCTGTACGCCGTCGGCGGCAACGCCGAGGCCGCGCGCCGGGCCGGCATCAACGTGACCCGGATCAAGGTCACCGCCTTCGTGCTGTGCTCGTCCATGGCGGCGGTCAGCGGCCTGCTGCTGGCGTCGTTCGTCGGCAAGGTCTCGCCGGGATCCGGCGGCGGCAACGTCCTGCTGTACGCCGTGGGCGCGGCCGTCATCGGCGGCACCAGCCTCTTCGGCGGCCGGGGCAAGGCGATCCACGCGGTGATCGGCGGTCTGGTGATCGCCACCATCCCCAACGGCCTGGGACTGCTCAACCAGGCCAGCTACATCAACTACCTCGTCACCGGTGGCGTGCTCCTCCTCGCCGCGAGCGTCGACGCGATCTCGCGCCGCCGCCGTTCGGCGGCGGGGGTCTAG
- a CDS encoding ATP-binding cassette domain-containing protein, which produces MSEPLLELRGVNKSFGVVHVLHDVDFAVYPGQVTALVGDNGAGKSTLVKIIAGIYGRDSGEYLFDGQPVSVHSPRDVAGLGVEVVYQDLALCDNLDIVQNMFLGREEIKGIGLDEVSMESRARETLASLSVRTVKSVRQSVASLSGGQRQTVAIAKAVLWNSKIVLLDEPTAALGVAQTRQVLDLVRRLADRGLGVVLISHNMTDVFEVADRITALYLGRVAADVAAKDVNTSQVVELITSGRSGSLGISENPATASV; this is translated from the coding sequence ATGAGCGAGCCGCTCCTCGAGCTGCGGGGCGTCAACAAGAGCTTCGGCGTGGTCCACGTCCTCCACGACGTCGACTTCGCCGTCTACCCGGGGCAGGTCACTGCCCTCGTGGGCGACAACGGGGCGGGCAAGTCCACCCTGGTCAAGATCATCGCCGGGATCTACGGACGGGACTCGGGCGAGTACCTGTTCGACGGTCAGCCGGTGTCCGTGCACAGCCCGCGCGACGTCGCGGGCCTGGGCGTCGAGGTCGTCTACCAGGACCTCGCCCTCTGCGACAACCTGGACATCGTCCAGAACATGTTCCTCGGCCGCGAGGAGATCAAGGGCATCGGCCTCGACGAGGTCTCGATGGAGTCGCGGGCCCGCGAGACGCTCGCCTCGCTCTCGGTGCGCACCGTGAAGTCGGTGCGCCAGAGCGTGGCCAGCCTGTCCGGCGGCCAGCGGCAGACCGTGGCCATCGCCAAGGCCGTGCTGTGGAACTCCAAGATCGTGCTCCTGGACGAGCCGACCGCCGCCCTGGGCGTGGCCCAGACGCGTCAGGTCCTCGACCTGGTCCGCCGGCTGGCCGACCGCGGCCTCGGCGTGGTGCTGATCTCGCACAACATGACCGACGTCTTCGAGGTCGCCGACCGGATCACCGCCCTCTACCTGGGCCGGGTGGCCGCCGACGTGGCCGCGAAGGACGTCAACACCAGCCAGGTGGTCGAGCTGATCACCTCGGGCCGATCCGGGAGCCTCGGCATCTCCGAGAACCCCGCCACCGCGAGCGTCTGA
- a CDS encoding sugar ABC transporter substrate-binding protein, which produces MRRKTSLMIVGALGFAMTLAACGDDSDSGDSGSGSGNSGGGDAAGKIGVILPDTESSVRWESADRPALEAAFKDAGVDYDIQNAEGDAEKMTQIADTMIGNGVTVLAIVNLDSESGAAIEEKAASQGVKTIDYDRLTLGGSADYYVSFDNTKVGELQGQGLADCLGDKDANIVYLNGSPTDNNATLFADGAHSVLDSMSNYKVVGEQAVPDWDNEQAATIFQQLYTAADGKVDGVLAANDGLGGAAIGVLEGNGQAGKVPVTGQDATVEGLQNVLAGTQCMTVYKSAKLEAGALADAAIALVNGDDADTTGTTEDSEGGRDVPSILLDPVSITKDNVGDVISDGGQKFEDVCTGDYASLCSDAGITG; this is translated from the coding sequence GTGAGGCGTAAGACCAGCCTGATGATCGTCGGGGCACTGGGGTTCGCGATGACCCTGGCGGCTTGCGGCGACGACTCGGACAGCGGTGACTCGGGTTCCGGTTCCGGCAACAGCGGCGGCGGGGACGCCGCCGGCAAGATCGGCGTGATCCTTCCTGACACCGAGTCCTCGGTGCGCTGGGAGTCCGCTGACCGTCCCGCACTCGAGGCGGCGTTCAAGGACGCGGGTGTCGACTACGACATCCAGAACGCCGAGGGTGACGCGGAGAAGATGACGCAGATCGCCGACACCATGATCGGCAACGGCGTGACCGTGCTCGCGATCGTCAACCTGGACTCCGAGTCCGGTGCGGCCATCGAGGAGAAGGCGGCCTCGCAGGGCGTCAAGACCATCGACTACGACCGGCTCACCCTGGGTGGCTCGGCCGACTACTACGTCTCGTTCGACAACACCAAGGTCGGCGAGCTCCAGGGCCAGGGTCTGGCCGACTGCCTGGGCGACAAGGACGCGAACATCGTCTACCTGAACGGTTCGCCCACGGACAACAACGCGACGCTCTTCGCCGACGGTGCCCACTCGGTGCTCGACAGCATGAGCAACTACAAGGTCGTCGGCGAGCAGGCCGTCCCGGACTGGGACAACGAGCAGGCCGCCACGATCTTCCAGCAGCTCTACACCGCCGCTGACGGCAAGGTGGACGGCGTGCTGGCCGCCAACGACGGCCTCGGTGGCGCTGCCATCGGCGTCCTCGAGGGCAACGGCCAGGCCGGCAAGGTCCCGGTCACCGGTCAGGACGCCACCGTCGAGGGTCTGCAGAACGTCCTCGCCGGCACCCAGTGCATGACGGTCTACAAGTCCGCCAAGCTCGAGGCCGGTGCGCTCGCCGACGCGGCGATCGCCCTGGTCAACGGCGACGACGCCGACACCACCGGCACCACCGAGGACTCCGAGGGCGGCCGCGACGTGCCGTCGATCCTCCTCGACCCGGTGTCGATCACCAAGGACAACGTGGGCGACGTCATCTCCGACGGCGGCCAGAAGTTCGAGGACGTCTGCACCGGCGACTACGCGTCGCTCTGCTCCGACGCAGGCATCACCGGCTGA
- a CDS encoding aldose epimerase family protein, with amino-acid sequence MSSSTQAHGEAPGGPVDLVTLGGETLELSVSTLGAAAQRLLAHGPDGSRDLLLGLRDAAAALADESFIGVVAGRFANRIAGGELPLDGHTWTLPVNDGPNTLHGGPDGFGRRVWTVTDLDDGPEPWLRLALVSPDGDQGFPGELAVAATYAVRGWSVSLDLEARTTATTVVNLTSHAYWNLAAGADVRDHHLRVAASRYLPVDGTGIPVSGPVDVAGTGYDLRDGGPLRAHLDGDVDHCLVLDDPPPGVAQAVLSDPASGWSVSVETDAPGVQVYTGAHLRGAFAAHDGMCLETQWFPDAPHHEGEPGWPSTVLRPGETWRSRTVWRIDPPQRPA; translated from the coding sequence ATGTCGTCGAGCACCCAGGCGCACGGCGAGGCGCCGGGCGGTCCGGTCGACCTGGTGACCCTGGGCGGCGAGACCCTGGAGCTGTCGGTGAGCACCCTGGGCGCCGCCGCCCAGCGGCTCCTCGCGCACGGCCCCGACGGCTCCCGCGACCTGCTGCTCGGGCTCCGGGACGCGGCCGCGGCGCTGGCCGACGAGTCCTTCATCGGGGTGGTGGCCGGGCGCTTCGCCAACCGGATCGCCGGCGGTGAGCTGCCCCTGGACGGCCACACCTGGACGCTGCCGGTCAACGACGGCCCGAACACGCTGCACGGCGGTCCAGACGGCTTCGGGCGCCGGGTCTGGACCGTGACCGACCTCGACGACGGGCCGGAGCCGTGGCTCCGCCTCGCGCTGGTCAGCCCCGACGGCGACCAGGGCTTCCCCGGCGAGCTCGCCGTCGCCGCGACGTACGCCGTGCGCGGCTGGTCGGTCTCGCTGGACCTGGAGGCTCGGACCACCGCGACCACCGTGGTGAACCTGACGTCGCACGCCTACTGGAACCTCGCCGCCGGCGCCGACGTGCGTGACCACCACCTGCGGGTCGCCGCCTCGCGCTACCTGCCTGTGGACGGCACCGGCATCCCGGTCAGCGGTCCGGTCGACGTGGCCGGCACCGGCTACGACCTGCGCGACGGCGGCCCGCTGCGCGCCCACCTCGACGGCGACGTCGACCACTGCCTGGTGCTGGACGACCCGCCGCCCGGCGTGGCGCAGGCGGTGCTGAGCGACCCCGCGAGCGGCTGGTCGGTGAGTGTGGAGACCGACGCGCCGGGTGTGCAGGTCTACACCGGAGCGCACCTCAGGGGCGCCTTCGCCGCGCACGACGGCATGTGCCTGGAGACCCAGTGGTTCCCCGACGCGCCGCACCACGAGGGTGAGCCCGGCTGGCCCTCGACCGTGCTGCGGCCGGGCGAGACCTGGCGGTCGCGGACGGTGTGGCGGATCGACCCGCCTCAGCGACCGGCGTAG
- a CDS encoding bifunctional FO biosynthesis protein CofGH, translating to MTEPTPQQVRRALARVERGAALDLGEATVLLAATGADLDRLCAAAARVRDAGLAAAGRAGVVTYSPKVFIPVTRLCRDRCHYCTFVETPGQARRDGRAPYLSPDEILDIARQGAEMGCLEALFTLGDRPEDRWPEAQEWLDEQGYDSTLAYVRAMAVRVLEETGLLPHLNPGVMSWEELNRLKPVSPSMGMMLETTSRRLFETRGEAHYGSPDKDPAVRLRVLEDAGRLSIPFTTGLLVGIGETLTERAETILALRQVSRAYGAVQEVIVQNFRAKPDTAMRHTDDLGLDEYRAALAVTRLLLGPRARVQAPPNLVDLEECRALLAAGVDDWGGVSPLTPDHVNPERPWPSLERLRQITAECGFELTPRLTVHPEYVVRGEPWLDPRVSAHVAALAQDDGLARPGARPVGLPWQEPDGGFASVGRTDLFEAVDTEGRTSDRRSDFAGVYGDWDSVKAAAAATGTGTGTAAVLHSEGREALAAAERDPGNLSDEHALTLMTAEGPLLEQVCRLADHLRRESVGDDVTYVVNRNINFTNVCYVGCRFCAFAQRRTDADAYSLSLDEVADRAEEAWGLGASEVCMQGGIDPELPASAYFDLVSAVKQRVPEMHVHAFSPMEVVNGTARTGLSIEDFLIKAREAGLGSLPGTAAEILDDEVRWVLTKGKLPTRTWIEVVSTAHRLGIPTTSTMMYGHVDNPRHWVNHLRVLSRIQDETAGFTEFVPLPFVHTSAPIYLAGVARPGPTLRDNLAVHAMARILLHGRIRNIQTSWVKLGVDGTRAMLDAGANDLGGTLMEETISRMAGSEHGSAKTVAELVEIGAGIGRPVVERTTTYAGR from the coding sequence GTGACCGAGCCGACCCCGCAGCAGGTACGCCGAGCGCTGGCTCGGGTCGAGCGGGGCGCGGCCCTGGACCTGGGCGAGGCCACGGTCCTGCTCGCGGCCACCGGGGCGGACCTGGACCGGCTCTGCGCCGCGGCGGCCCGCGTCCGCGACGCCGGGCTCGCGGCGGCGGGCCGCGCGGGAGTGGTGACGTACTCGCCCAAGGTCTTCATCCCGGTCACCCGGCTGTGCCGGGACCGCTGCCACTACTGCACGTTCGTGGAGACGCCGGGCCAGGCGCGGCGCGACGGGCGCGCGCCGTACCTCTCCCCCGACGAGATCCTCGACATCGCCCGCCAGGGCGCCGAGATGGGCTGCCTCGAGGCGCTGTTCACCCTCGGCGACCGGCCCGAGGACCGCTGGCCCGAGGCGCAGGAGTGGCTCGACGAGCAGGGCTACGACTCCACGCTGGCCTACGTCCGCGCCATGGCGGTGCGGGTGCTCGAGGAGACCGGGCTGCTGCCGCACCTCAACCCCGGCGTCATGAGCTGGGAGGAGCTGAACCGGCTCAAGCCGGTGTCCCCGTCGATGGGCATGATGCTCGAGACCACCTCGCGGCGGCTGTTCGAGACCAGGGGCGAGGCCCACTACGGCTCCCCCGACAAGGACCCGGCCGTGCGGCTGCGGGTGCTCGAGGACGCCGGGCGGCTCTCGATCCCCTTCACCACCGGGCTGCTGGTGGGCATCGGCGAGACGCTCACCGAGCGGGCCGAGACGATCCTGGCGCTGCGCCAGGTCTCGCGCGCGTACGGCGCGGTGCAGGAGGTCATCGTCCAGAACTTCCGGGCCAAGCCGGACACCGCGATGCGGCACACCGACGACCTGGGCCTGGACGAGTACCGTGCCGCCCTCGCCGTCACCCGCCTCCTGCTCGGCCCCCGGGCGCGCGTCCAGGCGCCGCCCAACCTGGTGGACCTCGAGGAGTGCCGCGCGCTGCTGGCCGCGGGCGTGGACGACTGGGGCGGCGTCTCGCCGCTGACCCCGGACCACGTGAACCCCGAGCGACCCTGGCCCTCGCTGGAGCGGCTGCGCCAGATCACGGCGGAGTGCGGCTTCGAGCTCACGCCCAGGCTGACCGTCCACCCGGAGTACGTCGTGCGCGGCGAGCCGTGGCTGGACCCACGCGTCTCCGCGCACGTGGCCGCGCTGGCCCAGGACGACGGGCTGGCCCGGCCCGGCGCACGACCCGTCGGGCTGCCGTGGCAGGAGCCGGACGGCGGCTTCGCCAGCGTCGGCCGCACCGACCTGTTCGAGGCCGTCGACACCGAGGGCCGGACCTCTGACCGCCGCTCGGACTTCGCGGGCGTCTACGGCGACTGGGACTCGGTCAAGGCGGCCGCCGCCGCGACCGGCACCGGGACGGGCACCGCCGCGGTGCTGCACAGCGAGGGCAGGGAGGCGCTGGCCGCCGCCGAGCGCGACCCGGGGAACCTGTCCGACGAGCACGCGCTGACCCTGATGACCGCCGAGGGGCCGCTGCTGGAGCAGGTGTGCCGGCTGGCCGACCACCTGCGCCGCGAGAGCGTGGGCGACGACGTGACCTACGTGGTCAACCGGAACATCAACTTCACCAACGTCTGCTACGTCGGGTGCCGGTTCTGCGCCTTCGCCCAGCGCCGCACCGACGCCGACGCCTACTCCCTGTCTCTCGACGAGGTCGCCGACCGGGCCGAGGAGGCGTGGGGCCTCGGGGCGAGCGAGGTCTGCATGCAGGGCGGCATCGACCCCGAGCTCCCTGCGTCGGCGTACTTCGACCTGGTCAGCGCGGTCAAGCAGCGGGTGCCCGAGATGCACGTGCACGCCTTCAGCCCCATGGAGGTCGTCAACGGCACCGCCCGCACCGGGTTGTCCATCGAGGACTTCCTCATCAAGGCGCGCGAGGCCGGACTGGGGTCGCTCCCGGGCACCGCCGCGGAGATCCTCGACGACGAGGTCCGCTGGGTGCTGACCAAGGGCAAGCTGCCGACGCGCACGTGGATCGAGGTGGTCTCCACCGCCCACCGCCTCGGCATCCCGACGACCAGCACGATGATGTACGGCCACGTCGACAACCCGCGGCACTGGGTCAACCACCTGCGGGTGCTGAGCCGGATCCAGGACGAGACGGCCGGGTTCACCGAGTTCGTGCCGCTGCCGTTCGTGCACACCAGCGCCCCGATCTACCTCGCGGGCGTGGCGCGCCCCGGGCCGACCCTGCGCGACAACCTGGCCGTGCACGCCATGGCCCGGATCCTGCTGCACGGGCGGATCCGCAACATCCAGACCAGCTGGGTCAAGCTCGGCGTGGACGGCACCCGCGCGATGCTCGACGCCGGCGCCAACGACCTCGGCGGGACCCTGATGGAGGAGACCATCTCGCGGATGGCCGGCTCCGAGCACGGCTCGGCCAAGACCGTCGCGGAGCTGGTCGAGATCGGCGCCGGCATCGGCCGGCCGGTGGTGGAGCGGACGACGACCTACGCCGGTCGCTGA